A section of the Penaeus chinensis breed Huanghai No. 1 chromosome 17, ASM1920278v2, whole genome shotgun sequence genome encodes:
- the LOC125034171 gene encoding uncharacterized protein LOC125034171 gives MFPRHSPPKQCVPAGYVTHAGALSRGGVPPLPFGQESERFTPSGLPFRSYQQFSGSHQVPPRPTGYPVARVSPGAPTPIDPSRVMLERYAMPQVSAEDDSDVHFLGYKRNLYNQVLQPAGTSMQPRTGNNIQEEIRQFMGVMQEHIHNMHSQTTFQSQNCSSMSRLTSAVNPKNGPCLPCHQSSDSSQCDPTQLNSKSYQQPTANTQLDAHESSEPVTDLHTTQDENALFQDQAIGDPTVSSTVNSPVSNQHEESPTINEKTDMTEKAVDARKASDVPNVLLKPPKRMFSRKGKCLSNLFRKTPRGFPHVSIDFEIYCFLCGRMAAGNNVYEHMFFGNLKCIECGQIVRSCEDFKIVRHSSVECGGSKRKHRLAYWADCPVEFLEYSVKQSLISSRTEECSPPSTSDVTTEFRKYIKKLSLLRFYKPWRSAFRRCSKYVKNMNRTEIDSVLPENTQEVINKGEVASVIPGDTEEEINKEDVNNVIPGDTEEEIKEEFNSVIQGNAQEKNNMEDVRRVFPGETQAEIDREEEEVQKDTQEEISRQEINRGTGRTTFYDLISSKSERQEEPQIEGISLYEALEHYREDSQPSAKDTVIVHPSTSDGEINQESRESIFSLPTFENNLHDNGNDINDNDTIRISNEQFEDDGDNAGTYTQDPVTVTLQLPTLWKPDGDDTHASMVEGTETYVGFQDEFSNRIAENQAYGRSFKLSERLSTKSPKPEDNQVVYYYPSETPPEECPMCYYGLCATMFTLNTTNFRVSTECPDCSLKICIVLKDAARSLKKKKPKRFNSSL, from the coding sequence ATGTTTCCCCGTCATTCGCCCCCAAAGCAGTGCGTCCCCGCGGGTTATGTAACTCATGCCGGAGCGCTTAGTCGCGGGGGTGTTCCGCCCTTGCCGTTCGGACAAGAGAGCGAGAGGTTTACACCTAGCGGCCTTCCCTTCCGGTCGTATCAACAGTTTAGTGGGAGCCACCAGGTACCACCACGTCCCACGGGGTACCCTGTGGCGCGCGTTTCGCCTGGTGCTCCAACGCCAATAGATCCTTCGAGGGTTATGCTGGAGAGATATGCTATGCCACAAGTTTCAGCGGAAGACGATTCTGACGTCCATTTCCTCGGATATAAACGGAACCTGTATAATCAAGTTCTCCAACCTGCAGGGACAAGTATGCAACCTCGCACGGGAAATAATATACAGGAAGAAATCAGGCAGTTTATGGGAGTAATGCAAGAGCATATACACAATATGCATTCCCAGACAACTTTCCAAAGCCAGAATTGCAGTTCAATGAGTCGACTGACCTCTGCAGTTAATCCTAAAAACGGCCCCTGTCTTCCTTGCCATCAGTCCTCTGACAGTTCTCAATGTGATCCTACTCAGCTGAACAGCAAGTCTTATCAGCAGCCTACAGCGAATACTCAACTAGATGCTCACGAGTCTAGTGAGCCAGTAACTGATCTACACACTACCCAAGACGAAAATGCTCTCTTTCAAGACCAAGCCATAGGAGACCCTACGGTTTCTTCTACAGTAAATAGTCCTGTTTCGAATCAGCATGAAGAATCTCCCACTATTAACGAGAAAACTGACATGACAGAAAAGGCTGTTGATGCAAGAAAAGCCAGTGATGTACCAAATGTCCTGTTGAAACCTCCAAAGCGAATGTTTTCCAGGAAAGGGAAATGCTTGTCCAACCTCTTTCGAAAGACCCCTCGCGGTTTTCCACATGTCTCAATTGATTTTGAAATATATTGCTTTTTGTGCGGCAGAATGGCGGCAGGGAACAACGTGTATGAGCACATGTTTTTCGGGAACTTGAAATGCATAGAGTGTGGCCAAATAGTTAGGTCATGCGAAGACTTTAAAATTGTCAGACACAGCAGTGTGGAGTGTGGTGGCAGTAAACGAAAGCACAGACTTGCCTATTGGGCCGATTGTCCTGTGGAATTCTTAGAGTACAGTGTGAAACAATCCTTAATATCCAGTAGAACAGAGGAATGTAGCCCTCCGTCAACTTCTGACGTTACAACTGAATTTAGGAAGTACATTAAGAAGCTATCACTACTTCGATTTTACAAGCCATGGAGATCTGCCTTCAGGAGATGCTccaaatatgtaaaaaatatgaatagGACAGAGATAGACAGTGTTCTCCCAGAAAATACACAGGAAGTAATTAATAAGGGAGAGGTGGCCAGTGTAATTCCAGGGGATACAGAGGAGGAAATCAATAAGGAAGATGTTAACAACGTTATCCCAGGAGATACAGAGGAAGAAATTAAGGAAGAGTTTAACAGTGTTATTCAAGGGAAtgcacaggaaaaaaataatatggaagatGTTAGACGTGTTTTCCCAGGAGAGACACAggcagaaatagatagagaagaggaggaagttcaAAAGGACACACAAGAGGAAATTAGTAGGCAAGAAATAAACAGGGGCACGGGTAGAACCACGTTTTATGACCTTATCAGTAGTAAGAGTGAAAGACAAGAGGAACCACAAATTGAAGGAATAAGCCTTTATGAAGCACTGGAACATTATCGGGAAGATTCTCAGCCATCAGCCAAAGACACAGTAATTGTTCATCCATCAACAAGCGACGGAGAAATTAATCAAGAATCGCGAGAGAGTATTTTCAGTCTCCCAACGTTCGAAAACAATTTgcatgacaatggtaatgatattaacgacAACGATACCATAAGAATCTCCAATGAACAatttgaagatgatggtgataacgctGGTACTTACACTCAGGATCCAGTAACAGTTACACTGCAACTACCCACTTTATGGAAACCTGATGGTGACGACACCCACGCAAGCATGGTTGAGGGAACTGAAACATATGTAGGTTTTCAGGATGAATTCTCCAACCGCATTGCAGAAAATCAAGCATATGGAAGAAGCTTTAAACTTTCAGAAAGACTTTCGACAAAATCCCCAAAGCCAGAGGATAACCAAGTGGTGTATTACTATCCCAGTGAAACTCCCCCTGAAGAGTGTCCTATGTGTTACTATGGTCTTTGTGCCACAATGTTTACTCTGAACACGACCAACTTCAGAGTGTCCACCGAATGCCCTGACTGCAGTTTGAAAATTTGCATTGTACTCAAAGATGCTGcgagaagtttaaaaaaaaaaaagccaaagagGTTTAATAGCAGTCTGtga
- the LOC125034183 gene encoding beta/gamma crystallin domain-containing protein 2-like — protein MQQIQYWDQLKKLHQIRCTLAMAQQHQDQLFLAVAYGASKLLCELNRQPHHQPEGITGVNQSDLLKVNNDNTFSQSDPSPSLQPAVNCPSSSGGQNTPVLPSLKGPSDPESLSPNLQPAVNCPGSSGGQNTPVLPSLKGPSDPESLSPNLQPAVNCPGSSGGQNTPVLPSLKGPSDPESLSPNLQPVVNCPGSSGGQNTPVLPSLKGPSDPESLSPNLQPAVNCPGSSGGQNTPVLPSLKGPSDPESLSPNLQPAVNCPGSSGGQNTPVLPSLKGPSDPESLSPNLQPVVNCPGSSGGQNTPVLPSLKGPSDPESLSPNLQPAVNCPGSSGGQNTPVLPSLKRPSDSESLSPSKKKN, from the coding sequence ATGCAACAAATCCAATACTGGGACCAATTGAAAAAACTACATCAGATACGATGTACCTTAGCAATGGCACAACAACACCAGGATCAATTATTTTTAGCAGTTGCTTATGGTGCGTCAAAATTATTATGTGAGCTCAACCGACAACCCCATCACCAACCCGAAGGCATCACAGGAGTAAACCAATCCGACCTATtgaaagttaataatgataatacatttagCCAATCCGACCCATCACCTTCTCTCCAGCCAGCAGTCAATTGTCCCAGTTCGTCTGGGGGTCAAAACactcccgtccttccctctcttaaaGGGCCATCCGACCCAGAgtctctctcccccaatctccaGCCAGCAGTTAATTGTCCCGGTTCGTCTGGGGGTCAAAACactcccgtccttccctctcttaaaGGGCCATCCGACCCAGAgtctctctcccccaatctccaGCCAGCAGTTAATTGTCCCGGTTCGTCTGGGGGTCAAAACactcccgtccttccctctcttaaaGGGCCATCCGACCCAGAgtctctctcccccaatctccaGCCAGTAGTTAATTGTCCCGGTTCGTCTGGTGGTCAAAACactcccgtccttccctctcttaaaGGGCCATCCGACCCAGAatctctctcccccaatctccaGCCAGCAGTTAATTGTCCCGGTTCGTCTGGTGGTCAAAACactcccgtccttccctctcttaaaGGGCCATCCGACCCAGAatctctctcccccaatctccaGCCAGCAGTTAATTGTCCCGGTTCGTCTGGGGGTCAAAACactcccgtccttccctctcttaaaGGGCCATCCGACCCAGAgtctctctcccccaatctccaGCCAGTAGTTAATTGTCCCGGTTCGTCTGGGGGTCAAAACactcccgtccttccctctcttaaaGGGCCATCCGACCCAGAatctctctcccccaatctccaGCCAGCAGTTAATTGTCCCGGTTCGTCTGGGGGTCAAAACactcccgtccttccctctcttaaaCGGCCATCCGACTCagaatctctctccccctctaagaagaaaaactaa